One window of the Salvelinus fontinalis isolate EN_2023a chromosome 2, ASM2944872v1, whole genome shotgun sequence genome contains the following:
- the LOC129818413 gene encoding SH2B adapter protein 2-like, translating into MEGSPEKQKPSPRHRPKPRGPSTLTLGQSRSTEDLSEGLPRANFRKGFSLRNVSLCVVDGVRDMLQRSRGASPEPRCRLNGDTGGCWSPRLLRMPRGSRSAALRPLPAEVQREGALRYMVADDSHSMGSNAQWQKCRLLLRRMRGGREGGVTEGEGGFLLEFYVPPKSSKPKLSVPLTAVMEVRTTMPLEMPDRDNTFVLKVENGGEYILETLDSLQKHSWVADIQDCIDPGDSGDDIELTSCPHGQFPSVSTCNCELTAHIPKTPQHRAGPCGPSGPRFRTLLASPLHPTHVPLERFLQSLESNRPGAGEGTPRSEMDTSLTCYPWFHGTLSRVSAAQLVLVGGARSHGLFVIRQSETRPGEYVLTFNFQGKAKHLRLSVDSQGQCHVHHLWFQSVGDMLQHFHCHPIPLESRGAADVTLRCYVQTQRSRPELCVSRMSTPTREPGCRNGLHQLAQFFPGVLQPVGGSVDSPLPPSSPALPRILPPFPRLEDGGDGGLRSRSGSIEHLLPPSGGSADEQQETEGAQRTRAVENQYSLY; encoded by the exons ATGGAGGGCAGCCCAGAGAAGCAGAAGCCCAGCCCGCGACACCGGCCCAAACCCAGGGgcccctccacactgactctgggCCAGTCCCGCAGCACAGAGGACCTATCTGAGGGCCTCCCCAGGGCCAACTTCAGGAAGGGCTTCTCCCTACGTAACGTCAGCCTGTGTGTGGTGGACGGGGTCCGGGACATGCTCCAGAGGAGCCGAGGAGCCTCTCCAGAACCCCGCTGCAGGCTCAACGGGGATACGGGAGGGTGTTGGAGTCCCCGCCTGCTGCGTATGCCCCGGGGATCCCGCAGTGCTGCCCTGAGGCCCCTGCCAGCTGAGGTGCAGAGGGAAGGAGCCCTGCGTTACATGGTGGCGGACGACTCACACAGCATGGGCAGCAATGCTCAGTGGCAGAAGTGTCGTCTGCTgctgaggaggatgagaggaggaagagaaggaggggtcACTGAAGGGGAGGGGGGCTTCCTGCTGGAGTTCTATGTGCCGCCCAAG TCGTCCAAGCCCAAATTGAGTGTTCCTCTGACAGCCGTAATGGAGGTGCGGACCACCATGCCCCTGGAGATGCCAGACAGGGACAACACCTTTGTCCTCAAG GTGGAGAATGGGGGAGAATACATCCTGGAGACATTAGACTCCCTTCAGAAACACTCCTGGGTGGCTGACATTCAGGACTGCATAGACCCGGG GGACAGTGGAGATGACATTGAGCTGACGTCTTGTCCTCATGGCCAGTTCCCCTCGGTGTCCACCTGTAACTGTGAGCTCACGGCTC ACATACCCAAGACCCCTCAGCACCGTGCTGGTCCCTGTGGCCCCTCAGGGCCCCGCTTTCGGACCCTGTTGGCCTCCCCTTTGCACCCCACTCATGTCCCCCTAGAACGCTTCCTCCAGTCACTGGAGTCCAACAGGCCTGGAGCAG GTGAAGGAACACCCCGCTCTGAGATGGACACCTCTCTGACCTGCTACCCATGGTTCCACGGTACACTGTCTCGAGTGAGTGCTGCTCAGCTGGTGTTGGTGGGCGGAGCCCGGAGCCATGGGCTCTTTGTGATTCGCCAGAGCGAGACGCGCCCGGGAGAATACGTCCTCACCTTCAACTTCCAGGGCAAAGCCAAG CACCTGCGTCTGTCTGTGGACTCTCAGGGCCAGTGCCATGTGCACCACCTGTGGTTCCAGAGCGTGGGGGACATGCTGCAGCACTTCCACTGCCACCCCATTCCGTTGGAGTCTCGCGGGGCTGCAGATGTCACGCTGCGATGCTACGTCCAGACACAGCGCAGCCGCCCAG AGCTCTGTGTGTCTCGGATGTCCACCCCTACCAGAGAGCCTGGCTGTCGGAACGGCCTCCACCAATTGGCACAATTCTTTCCCGGAGTCTTGCAGCCAGTTGGTGGATCTGTggactctcctctcccccccagtTCCCCTGCTCTACCCCGCATTCTGCCTCCCTTCCCCAGACTAGAGGATGGGGGTGATGGGGGCTTACGGAGTCGCAGTGGCAGCATAGAGCATCTTCTACCGCCCTCTGGTGGCTCAGCTGATGAACAGCAGGAGACCGAGGGAGCACAAAGAACAAGAGCAGTAGAGAACCAGTACTCTCTCTACTGA